A section of the Deinococcus taeanensis genome encodes:
- a CDS encoding transporter substrate-binding domain-containing protein: MKHHALITLALTASLSTAHAATPSTLQKGVLKIGMEGTYAPFTYKDDKGQLVGFDVDIAKAVAAKLGLKAEFVLTEWSGILAGLQASKYDVIVNQVGITDERQKTIGFSKAYAYSSAQIIVKKTGSFTPSTLADLKGKRVGVGLDSNFEKQLRDAGGSNVVTYPGAPEYLADLTAGRLDAAYNDRLLVGYLIKSQNLPVRGAGVIGEPEAVGIAMKKSNTSLKVAVALLQIKADGTYAKISRKWFGQDVSKP; encoded by the coding sequence ATGAAACACCACGCCCTGATTACCCTGGCCCTCACCGCCAGCCTGAGCACCGCCCACGCCGCTACCCCCAGCACCCTGCAAAAAGGCGTACTGAAAATTGGCATGGAAGGCACGTACGCTCCCTTCACCTACAAGGACGACAAGGGGCAGCTCGTAGGCTTCGATGTGGACATCGCCAAAGCTGTGGCGGCCAAACTCGGCCTGAAAGCCGAATTCGTCCTGACCGAATGGAGCGGCATTCTCGCCGGCCTTCAAGCCAGCAAGTACGACGTGATCGTCAACCAGGTCGGCATCACCGACGAACGCCAGAAGACCATCGGCTTCAGCAAAGCCTACGCCTACTCTTCCGCGCAGATCATCGTGAAGAAAACCGGCAGCTTCACGCCCAGCACCCTCGCGGACCTGAAAGGCAAACGCGTGGGCGTGGGCCTGGACAGCAACTTCGAAAAGCAGCTTCGTGACGCGGGCGGCAGCAATGTCGTCACCTACCCCGGCGCCCCCGAGTACCTCGCCGACCTCACCGCCGGCCGCCTGGACGCCGCCTACAACGACCGCCTGCTCGTCGGGTACCTGATCAAGTCGCAGAACCTGCCCGTCCGGGGCGCCGGCGTGATCGGTGAGCCCGAAGCAGTCGGAATCGCCATGAAGAAAAGCAACACCAGCCTCAAAGTGGCCGTGGCGCTGCTGCAGATCAAGGCCGACGGCACGTACGCCAAGATCAGCCGCAAATGGTTCGGGCAGGACGTCAGCAAACCCTGA
- the mqnP gene encoding menaquinone biosynthesis prenyltransferase MqnP, with the protein MKTYLDLVKFEHTVFALPFAYAGMLLASMQVNGTGWPGWHVLLWVTVAMAAARTAAMGANRVIDRFIDARNPRTALREVPSGKVSPTQAWVLVTVSLAVMGFAAAQLNPLCLMLLPLAVVFLIGYPYTKRFTWLCHAWLGVTDGAAAAGGWIAVTGEFAPGAWALWAVVIFWMIGLDVIYATMDRDFDVAHGVRSIPARFGIARALRIAGASHALTFGLLLLVGVLTGAGGWYYLAAVVMGGILWFEHRIVNPEDLARVNVAFFDANMWLALTMLAGVVVDVTWRTLT; encoded by the coding sequence GTGAAGACCTACCTGGATCTCGTGAAGTTCGAGCACACGGTGTTTGCGCTGCCGTTTGCGTATGCGGGCATGCTGCTGGCGAGCATGCAGGTGAATGGGACGGGCTGGCCGGGTTGGCATGTGCTGCTGTGGGTGACGGTGGCGATGGCGGCGGCGCGGACCGCGGCGATGGGGGCGAACCGGGTCATAGACCGGTTCATTGACGCGCGCAATCCCCGGACGGCGCTGAGGGAGGTGCCGAGCGGGAAGGTGAGTCCCACGCAGGCGTGGGTGCTGGTGACGGTCAGTCTGGCGGTGATGGGGTTCGCGGCTGCGCAGCTTAACCCGTTGTGCCTGATGCTTCTGCCGCTTGCGGTGGTGTTCCTGATCGGCTATCCGTACACGAAGCGGTTCACGTGGTTGTGCCACGCGTGGCTGGGTGTCACGGACGGTGCGGCGGCAGCGGGGGGGTGGATCGCGGTGACCGGGGAGTTCGCGCCGGGTGCCTGGGCCCTGTGGGCGGTGGTGATTTTTTGGATGATCGGGCTGGATGTTATCTATGCGACCATGGACCGTGATTTTGATGTGGCGCACGGGGTGCGGAGCATTCCGGCGCGGTTCGGGATTGCGCGGGCGCTGCGGATTGCGGGCGCGAGTCATGCGCTGACGTTTGGGCTGTTGCTGCTGGTGGGCGTGCTGACGGGCGCGGGTGGCTGGTATTACTTGGCGGCGGTGGTGATGGGCGGCATTTTGTGGTTCGAGCACCGGATCGTGAATCCGGAGGACCTTGCGCGTGTGAATGTGGCGTTCTTTGATGCGAACATGTGGCTGGCGCTGACCATGCTGGCGGGTGTGGTTGTGGATGTGACGTGGCGCACGCTGACCTGA
- a CDS encoding response regulator transcription factor, which produces MERKPLVLVIEDEKDIARFIELELAAEGYATEVAFDGVTGLSKFREVNPDLVILDLMLPVLDGLEVARRIRKTSNTPIIILTAKDGIQDKVEGLDSGADDYLIKPFSIEELLARVRAHLRRVNPAVTGEVRVADLVMNLDGREIFRGGRRVELSAKEFELLELLARNPGKVFSRFEIEEKVWPEYTGGSNVVDVYIGYLRRKLEEGGERRLIHTVRGVGYVLREE; this is translated from the coding sequence ATGGAACGCAAGCCCCTGGTCCTGGTCATCGAGGATGAGAAAGACATCGCTCGATTCATTGAACTTGAACTCGCGGCCGAAGGTTACGCCACGGAAGTGGCCTTCGACGGCGTCACCGGTCTGTCCAAATTTCGTGAAGTCAACCCCGACCTCGTCATTCTCGACCTGATGCTCCCCGTTCTGGACGGCCTGGAGGTCGCCCGGCGCATCCGCAAGACCAGCAACACCCCCATCATCATCCTGACGGCCAAAGACGGCATTCAGGACAAGGTGGAGGGTCTGGACTCCGGCGCCGACGACTACCTCATCAAGCCGTTCTCCATTGAAGAACTCCTGGCGCGGGTGCGCGCCCACCTGCGCCGCGTGAACCCGGCGGTCACCGGCGAGGTCCGCGTGGCTGACCTGGTCATGAACCTCGATGGCCGTGAGATCTTCCGCGGCGGGCGCCGCGTGGAACTGTCCGCCAAAGAGTTTGAGCTGCTGGAACTTCTGGCCCGTAACCCCGGTAAGGTCTTCTCCCGCTTTGAGATTGAGGAGAAGGTCTGGCCGGAGTACACCGGCGGCAGCAACGTTGTAGACGTGTATATCGGGTATCTGCGCCGCAAGCTCGAAGAGGGCGGCGAACGCCGCCTGATTCATACCGTGCGCGGCGTCGGGTACGTCCTGCGCGAGGAGTAA
- a CDS encoding adenylate/guanylate cyclase domain-containing protein has protein sequence MADLLLPLPGPQDHSTPACMVLVDLVGSTVMAQTLDLSAYMALMQEFVQVMILTMEARGGQVLQHQGDAVLAWWPALHAVQACSAAQEAHGRAARLALAGHLGVDLRVRAGISSGPVLMGVVGGQLSAYGLPVNYARRLCDAACPGETLICDDVRREHPSLMSEPCPPMPLQGFGAHCTAHRLVRAPYPRMKVD, from the coding sequence ATGGCTGATCTGCTTCTTCCCCTCCCTGGCCCACAGGACCACTCCACCCCCGCCTGTATGGTGCTGGTCGACCTTGTGGGCAGCACGGTCATGGCGCAGACGCTGGACCTCAGCGCCTACATGGCTTTAATGCAGGAATTCGTCCAGGTCATGATCCTGACCATGGAAGCGCGGGGCGGCCAGGTTCTGCAGCATCAGGGAGACGCCGTCCTGGCCTGGTGGCCGGCCCTGCACGCGGTGCAGGCCTGTAGCGCCGCGCAGGAAGCCCATGGGCGCGCCGCGCGACTGGCCCTGGCCGGTCACCTGGGAGTCGACCTGCGCGTGCGCGCCGGCATCTCCAGTGGACCGGTCCTGATGGGCGTGGTGGGCGGGCAGCTCAGCGCCTACGGCCTGCCGGTCAACTACGCCCGGCGCCTGTGCGACGCGGCGTGTCCTGGAGAGACACTGATCTGTGACGATGTCCGCCGGGAACATCCCTCACTCATGTCTGAGCCGTGTCCACCCATGCCGCTGCAGGGCTTCGGTGCGCACTGCACCGCGCACCGGCTGGTTCGTGCGCCGTACCCGCGCATGAAAGTTGATTAA
- a CDS encoding menaquinone biosynthesis decarboxylase, producing the protein MAFPDIQSFIRLLEERGELLRVSTPVSRELEITEIADRLVKRGGPALLFENVTGSAYPVAIGLLGTRARVALALGVTDLDALAAKVRALIDLSGGGSRLGLLSNVTKLGDAMNLPPRRVRNAPVQQVVWRGDEVDLSKIPVLKCWPLDGGPFVTLPLVITKDPETGERNMGMYRVQIMSRNTTGMHWQRHKTGTKHLEKARRLGQRLEVAVAIGGDPALIYAATAPLPPVPGLDEFALAGYLRGQRYPVTRGVTVDLDVPANAEFILEGYVDPAEDWVVEGPFGDHTGFYTLPDLYPRFHVTAVTMREHPVYPATIVGRPPMEDAYLIEASERLFLPAAQLIIPEIVDYHMPPAGVAHNLVFVSIRKTYPGQAYKVANGLFGLGQMMFAKVIVVVDEDVNVTDFSAVWREVTRKAVPGRDTLSTRGPTDVLDHSSRGWGYGGKLIIDATTKRPEETGSGVSSRDHQAGDLAPEAFQAQVSPELPAFEGVLAQRQTADGYWLVALRKTRAGQARDLTSAFVAHPAAAGMRHLLICDDETDVSNLEDVWWTILNNIDPERDVWVEGNLLAWDGARKLPEEGFVREWPPKIVMDPAVVTRVDRLWNVYGLPERWR; encoded by the coding sequence ATGGCCTTCCCGGACATCCAGAGCTTCATCCGGCTTCTTGAAGAGCGCGGCGAACTGCTGCGCGTGTCCACCCCCGTCAGCCGCGAGCTCGAAATCACGGAGATCGCCGACCGCCTGGTCAAACGCGGCGGGCCCGCCCTGCTCTTCGAGAACGTCACCGGCAGCGCCTACCCTGTCGCCATCGGCCTGCTCGGCACCAGGGCCCGTGTGGCCCTCGCGCTGGGCGTCACCGACCTCGACGCCCTCGCCGCGAAGGTCCGCGCCCTGATCGACCTCTCCGGCGGCGGCAGCAGACTGGGCCTGCTCAGCAACGTCACCAAACTCGGCGACGCCATGAACCTCCCCCCCCGCCGTGTGCGCAACGCCCCCGTACAGCAGGTCGTGTGGCGCGGGGACGAAGTGGACCTCTCGAAAATCCCGGTTCTGAAGTGCTGGCCCCTGGACGGCGGGCCTTTCGTGACCCTGCCCCTCGTCATCACCAAGGACCCCGAAACTGGCGAACGCAACATGGGCATGTACCGCGTGCAGATCATGAGCCGCAACACCACCGGCATGCACTGGCAGCGGCACAAGACCGGCACGAAACACCTCGAGAAAGCCCGCAGGCTCGGCCAGCGTCTGGAGGTCGCCGTCGCCATCGGCGGGGACCCCGCCCTGATCTACGCCGCCACCGCCCCGCTGCCTCCCGTGCCCGGCCTGGACGAGTTCGCGCTCGCCGGGTACCTGCGGGGCCAGCGTTACCCCGTCACGCGCGGCGTCACCGTGGACCTCGACGTGCCGGCCAACGCGGAATTCATTCTCGAAGGGTACGTGGATCCCGCCGAGGACTGGGTGGTGGAAGGACCGTTCGGCGATCACACCGGCTTCTACACCCTGCCGGACCTGTACCCCCGGTTTCACGTCACGGCCGTCACCATGCGCGAGCACCCCGTGTACCCGGCCACCATCGTGGGCCGCCCGCCCATGGAGGACGCCTACCTGATCGAGGCCTCTGAACGGCTGTTCCTGCCCGCGGCGCAGCTCATCATTCCTGAGATCGTGGATTACCACATGCCGCCCGCCGGCGTGGCGCACAACCTCGTGTTCGTCAGCATCCGCAAGACGTACCCGGGCCAGGCGTACAAGGTCGCCAACGGTCTGTTCGGCCTGGGTCAGATGATGTTCGCCAAGGTGATTGTCGTCGTGGACGAGGACGTGAACGTCACCGACTTCAGCGCCGTGTGGCGCGAGGTTACCCGGAAAGCCGTGCCGGGTCGCGACACGCTCAGCACCCGCGGCCCCACCGACGTGCTCGATCACTCCAGTCGCGGGTGGGGGTACGGCGGTAAGCTCATCATTGACGCCACCACCAAACGCCCCGAGGAAACCGGCTCCGGCGTGTCCAGCCGCGATCACCAGGCCGGCGACCTTGCCCCGGAAGCGTTTCAGGCCCAGGTCAGTCCCGAGCTGCCTGCCTTCGAAGGCGTCCTCGCCCAGCGGCAGACCGCCGACGGGTACTGGCTGGTGGCGCTGCGCAAGACCCGGGCCGGGCAGGCCCGCGACCTGACCTCGGCGTTCGTGGCGCACCCCGCGGCGGCCGGCATGCGCCACCTCCTGATCTGTGATGACGAAACGGACGTGAGCAACCTGGAGGATGTCTGGTGGACCATCCTGAATAACATCGACCCGGAACGCGACGTGTGGGTCGAAGGAAATCTGCTCGCCTGGGACGGCGCTAGGAAACTCCCTGAGGAAGGTTTCGTTCGGGAGTGGCCGCCGAAGATCGTGATGGACCCGGCCGTGGTCACGCGGGTGGACCGGCTCTGGAACGTCTATGGGCTGCCGGAACGCTGGCGATAA